The Microbacterium sp. W4I20 genome segment TCGACCAGGCGGTCGACACGTGCGCGCGACACGGCATCTTCGCGATCCTCGACCTGCACGCGGTCCCCGGTGCGCAGAACCAGCACTGGCACAGCGACAACCCCACCCAGTGGGCGCACTTCTGGACGCAGCGGCAGTTCCAGGACCGGGTCGTGCACCTCTGGGAGCAGATCGCCGCGCGCTACCGCGGCAACCCGTGGGTGGCCGGATACAACCCGATCAACGAGCCGGCGGATGCCGAAGGCTCCACCGTCGGTCCGTTCTACCGCCGACTCGAGGCGGCGATCCGCGCGGTCGACCCCGAGCACATCCTGTTCCTCGACGGCAACCGCTACTCGACCCAGTTCGATCAGCTCGGCGACCCGCTGCCGAACTGCGTCTACACGGCGCACGACTACGCCCTGCCGGGATTCGTCGACGGCGGGCCGTACCCGGGCGTGAGCCGCGGCCAGTACATCGACCGCGACCGGGTGGAGGAGACGTTCCTCGCCCGCACCGCGTACATGCGCGAGACGGGCACGCCGATCTGGGTCGGCGAGTTCGGCCCGGTCTACACCGGCGATCCCGCGCGCGACGAGCAGCGCTATCAGCTGCTCGAGGATCAGCTCGAGATCTTCGCCAGGCACGACGCGAGCTGGGCGCTCTGGACGTACAAGGACATCGGGCTGCAGGGGCTCGTCAGCGCCGACCCGGCATCCGACTACATGCAGCGCATCGCGCCCGTGCTCGAGAAGAAGGCCCGGCTGGGCGTCGACTCGTGGGGATCGACCGACGCGCGGGTCCGCGACATCCTCGATCCGATCGAGCGCCTGTTCGAGACCGAGTTCCCCGACTTCGCGCCGTTCCCGTGGGGCGCGCGGCGCTGGATCCACGGGCATGTGCGCCACGTGATGCTCGCCGAGGCGATGGTCTACGACTATGCGCGGGCGTTCGACGGCGTGAGGCCGGCGGAGGCGACAGCGCTCGCCGACGCGTTCGCTTTCGAGAACTGCGTGCGCCGCGACCGACTCGAGCGCATTCTCTCGACCGCGCGCTGAGCGCGCATAGACTGCGACGGGATCGTCGCGAGATGCGGAGGAGTGTCGACGTCATGGAGCACAACTGGGCAGGGAACCTCACCTATCGGGCATCGACGATCGCGCACCCCGCATCGCTCGACGAGCTGCGGGCGGCGCTCGCCTCGCCGGGGCGGGTGCGGATGCTGGGATCGCGGCACTGCTTCAACGACATCGCCGACACCGACGGCGTGCTGATCGCCCTGGACCGGATGCCGCGGGTGTTCGAGATCTCGCCGGAACGCGATGCCGTGCGCGTCTCCGGCGCCCTGCGCTACGGCGACATCGCCCCTCTGCTGCACGCCGAGGGGCTGGCGCTCGCGAACCTCGCCTCGCTGCCGCACATCTCGGTCGCCGGGGCGGTCACCACCGGGACGCACGGGTCGGGCGACGCGATCGGCTCGCTGGCCTCGGCGGTTCGCGGGCTGACGATCGTCACGCCGGCCGGGGAGACCCGTACGCTGCGCCGCGGCGACGACGACTTCGCGGGCGCGGTGGTGAGCCTCGGCGCGCTCGGAGCCGTGGTCGACGTCACCCTCGACGTCGAGCCGACCTACGAGGTGGCCCAGCACGTCTTCGAGCACCCGGACTGGGACGGCGTCCTCGCCGCGTTCAACGAGGTCACCTCGATCGGCACCAGCGTGAGCCTCTTCTCGACCTGGGAGCGCACCGACTTCGTCGACCAGGTCTGGGTCAAGCAGCGCCAGCCCGAGGCACGCGAGGCCGCGCGGGAGTCGCTGTTCGAGCGCCTCGGCGCGGAACCGGCCGCGAGCAAGCGGCATCCGATCCTCGGCGTCGATCCGGTCGCCTGCACCGAGCAGGGCGGCGTCTCCGGCCCGTGGTTCGAGCGACTCCCGCACTTCCGGCTCGAGTTCACGCCGTCGGCCGGCGCCGAGCTGCAGACCGAGTACCTGGTGCCCCGCGCGGATGCGGTCGAGGCGATCCAGGCCGTCCGCACGCTCGCCGGACAGATCGCGCCGCTGCTGCTCGTGAACGAGATCCGCACGGTGCGGTCCGACGACCTGTGGCTGAGCCCGGAGTACGGGACGGATGCCGTCGGCATCCACTTCACCTGGAAGCCCGAGGAAGAGGCGGTCAGGGCACTGCTCCCGACGATCGAGGCCGCGCTGCCGGCATCCGCCCGTCCGCACTGGGGCAAGGTGTTCACGCTCGACGGCGCCGAGGTGCGTTCGCGCTACCCGCGGTTCGACGCTTTCGCCGCCCTGGCCGCCCGCTTCGACCCCGACCGGCGTCTGTCGAATCCGTACCTGGAGCGCCTGGGGTTGTAGTCGCTCCCGGTTTCGAATCGCGCAAATTGGCCGAGTTCTGGCTTCGTAGGCACCAGTTGCGCGATTCGAAAGGTCCGTGGGCACCATTGCAGCGCCGGGGTTGTTCTCGGTAACATCACCGGAGCAGCCGACGGAGGTGCGCATGGTGAACGTCGGCTCGGACAAGCCCAGCATCCGGCAGGTCGCGACGATCGCCGGGGTCTCGCACATGACCGTTTCGCGGGTGCTCAACGATCATCCGAACATCAAGCCCGACACTCGCCGCCGGGTGCTCGAGGCGATCGAGGAGCTCGACTACCGCCCGAACCTCGTCGCGCGGGCGCTGGCCACACAGCGCACCCGACGCATCGGCGTGATCGTCGAGAGCGCGGTGGCCTTCGGGCCCACCAGCATCCTGCGTGCCGTGGAGCTGTCATCGCGCGCGGCGGGCTACTCGGTCACGCCGGTGGCGCTGCACGAGGGCGATGCCCTGACTCCGCAGGAGGCGGTCGACAACCTCGTCACGCAGGGTGTCGATGCCCTGTGCGTGATCGCGCCCCGGTCGTCGTCGGTCGCCGCGCTCCGCCGCATCTCGATCGCCGTCCCGATGCTGGTCGTGAAGGCCGACGCGGACCCGACGTTCCTCACGGTGTCGATCGATCAGCACGCCGGGACGACCCTCGTGGTCGACCACCTCGTGGCCCTCGGGCACCGCGACATCCTGCACATGTCCGGCCCGCTGGACTGGCTCGACGCCCGAGCGCGCGAGCGGGCCTTCCACTCCCGTGCCAAGTCGTGGGGCATCCGCGAGCGCCCGATCGTGGTGGGGGACTGGTCGGCCGACTTCGCCTACGACTTCGCGATGGGCCTGAACCGCCTCCCCGACTACACCGCGATCTTCGCCGCGAACGACGACATGGCGATCGGCCTCATCCACGGCCTGCACGACAAGGGCTTCGAGGTGCCGAGGGATCTCAGCGTCGTCGGCTTCGACGACGTGCCGCTCGCCCGACACTTCCTCCCGCCGCTCACGACCGTGCGCCAGGACTTCTCCGCGCTCGGCGTCGCCGTGGTCGAGATGCTGCGCGCCGCGATCGAGGGCAGGGAGATCCCGACCCTCACCCGCATCCCCACCGAGCTCGTGCCGCGGGCGTCGTCCGCTGCGCCGCGGGAGACCCGGTGATCGCCGCACCGACCCTCGAACCGGTGGTGCGGCTCGAGGGGATCACGGTCGAGTTCCCCGGCGTGCGCGCACTCGACGAGGTCGACTTCCGGCTGTTCCCCGGCGAGGTGCACGCCGTGATGGGCGAGAACGCGGCCGGCAAATCCACGCTCGTCGGGGTGCTCACCGGGACCCTCGCCCCGGTATCCGGTTCCGTCTTCGTCGACGGCGAGGCCCGCCGATTCGGCGGCGTGGCCGACAGTCGTGCGGCCGGGATCGCCACCGTGTTCCAGGAGACCCAGCTCAGCCCGAACCTCAGCGTCGCCGAGAACGTCATGCTCGGGCGCGAGCGCCACGGACGATTCGGCATCGACTGGAAGCGGACAAGGGCGGATGCCGCGCACGCCCTGGCGCGCCTCGGCCTCGACGATCTCGACCCGAAGACCCCGCTGTCACTGCTGACGCCGGCGCAGAAGCAGCTCGTCGCCCTGGCCCGCGCGGTGGTCGACGACCCGCGGGTGCTGGTGCTCGACGAGCCGACCTCGAGCCTCGATCAGGCCGAGGTGGCGACACTCATGCGGGTGATCCGCGGCCTCCGCGAACGGGGAGTGGCGATCCTCTTCGTCTCGCACTTCCTCGAGCAGGCGTTCGCGATCAGCGACCGGATGACGGTGCTCCGCGGCGGGAAGCGGATCGGCGAGTACGCGACGCGGGATCTCGAGCGCGCCGACCTCATCTCGAAGATGCTCGGCAAGGACATCGAGGGTCTCCGCGCGCTCGGCTCCGAGCGCAAGGCGCATCACTACGCACCCGACGGCGAACCGGCGATGCGCGCGACCGACGTGGGCCGACGCGGAGAGCTGGAGCGCACGGACTTCGAGGTGCAGCCCGGCGAGATCGTGGGGCTGGCCGGGCTCCGCGGTTCCGGGCGCTCCGAGCTCGCCTCGCTGCTGAGCGGGTCGGTGCGCTCCGACAGCGGCGAGCTGTGGGTCGACGGAGAACGGGTGGAGCTGCGAAGTCCCTCGGCGGCGCTGCGGCACCGGATCGCCCTGTCGGCGGAGAGCCGGCGGACGCAGGGGATCATCGGCGACCTGACCGCGCGCGAGAACATGATCCTCTCGCTGCAGGCGATGCGCGGCTGGACGCGGCCGCTGTCGACCGCGGAGGAGACCGCGCTCGTCGACACGTATGTCGAGGCGCTGCATCTCTCCCGGGACGACCTCGACCGGCCCGTGAAACTGCTCTCCGGTGGTACGCAGCAGAAGGTCCTCCTGGCCCGCGCGCTCGCCGTGCGCCCGCACGTGCTCATCCTCGACGAGCCGACGAGGGGCATCGACATCGCCGCCAAGCTCGAGGTGCAGCGCCGGATCAGTCAGCTGGCGGGGGAGGGCGTCGCCGTCGTCTTCATCTCGTCCGAGCTGGAGGAGGTCGTGCGTCTGAGCGACCGCATCATCGTGCTCAAGGACCGCGAGAAGATCGGCGAACTCAGCAACGGACCGGGTGTGACAGTCGACACCGTCGTCGAGATGATCGCCGCCGATTCCCGTCCTGACGCGGAACTGTGATCGGTAACAAGACTCCTCCCGTGGAACATCGCCGATTTTTGGAACATATGTTGTGTTCCAGAAATTGTTCCCGGTAACATCGCCGCAGGACAGGCAGACCCGCTGTCCTGCAATCACGCAAGGGACCACGTCAGGTCCACCGTTGCCGGACTGACTACCGGCGTCTCAAGGAGGAGAACATGTCCGCGAAGAAGCGCATCCGCATCGCGCTCGGTCTGGCAGCAGCCGGTGCACTCACCATCGGCCTGGCGGCCTGCTCCACCGGTGACACCGGCGGAGACGGCGGCGACGCCGGGGGCTCCGACGAGCTCACGACCGTCGGCTTCGTCGCCGTCGGCCCCGAGGGCGCGTGGCGCGAGGCCAACGAGCAGAACATCCAGGACACCTTCACGGAGGATGCCGGATACGACCTCAAGTACGCCCCCGCCACCAACCTCGACCAGAAGTCGCAGATCGACGCGTTCACGTCGTTCGTCGACGAGGGCGTCGACGTGATCCTGCTGTCGGCGACCGAGGCCTCCGGTTGGGAGGACTCGCTCAAGCGTGCGCAGGAGGCCGAGATCCCGGTGATCCTGCTCGACCGCGGCATCGAGCCCGACGACGACAGCCTGTACGTGACCCGCATCGCACCCGACAACGTCGAGGTCGCGAAGGAGGTCGGCACCTGGGCTGCCGCCACTTTCCCCGACGGCGGCAACTACGTCGTGCTCGAGGGGCCGGCCGGTGTCGGCGTCGTGAACGAGCGCAACAAGGGCTTCGACGAGGGTCTCGGCGGCACGTCGCTCAAGAAGCTCGACGCGCAGACCGCGAACTGGTCGGCGGAAGAGGGCAAGAGCGTCTTCGAGACGATGCTGAAGTCGGCCAACAACGACATCCAGCTCGTGTTCGCACAGAACGACGAGATGGGTCTCGGTGCGGCGCAGGCCGCGGAAGAGGCCGGCCTCGTCGTCGGCGAGGACGTAAAGATCGCCACGATCGACGGCACGAAGAACGCCATGCAGGCGCTCGCCGACGGTCAGCTCAGCTACGTGCACGAGTACAACCCGCTGTTCGGGGAGACCGCGATGGAGGTCGTCGAGAAGGCGCTCAACGGAGAGGACGTCGAGCCGTACATCGTCGTTCCGAGCGAGGCGTTCGACTCGGCCGATGCGGCCAAGGCCGTGCTCGCCGACCGCAAGTACTGACCAGCCGCTCGGAACAAGGCGCCGGAGCCGGCCCGGGTGACGCGGAACACCGCGTCACCCGGGCTGTCCAGACGGGAAAGACAGCGATGAACGAAGAACTCCCCCTCGTCGAGATGCGTGGGATCACGATCGAGTTCCCCGGGGTGAAAGCCCTCGACGGGGTCGGCTTCCGCCTGTTCCCCGGCGAGGTGCACGCCCTCATGGGCGAGAACGGCGCCGGCAAGTCGACACTGATCAAGGCCCTCACGGGCGTGTACCGGATCGACGCCGGATCGATCGTCGTCGCGGGTCAGGAGCGCAGCTTCGCCGGCGCCGGAGATGCGCAGGATGCCGGGATCTCGACGGTCTACCAGGAGGTCAACCTCGCGCCCAACCTCTCCATCGGGGAGAACGTGATGCTCGGCCACGAGGTGCGCGGGGCGTTCGGCATCAACTGGACCGCGACGCACAAGGCGGCGACCACGGCCCTGACCCGCCTCGGGCTCGGCGAGCTCGACCCCCGCAAGCCGCTCTCCACCCTGTCGATCGCGCTGCAGCAGCTCGTCGCGATCAGCCGAGCGATGGCGATCAAGGCCAAGGTGCTCATCCTCGACGAGCCGACGTCGAGTCTCGACGCCGCCGAGGTCGAAGGCCTGTTCCGGGTGATCCGGTCGCTGCGCGACGAGGGCGTCGCCATCCTCTTCGTCTCGCACTTCCTCGACCAGGTCTACGCGATCAGCGACCGCCTCACGGTGCTGCGCAACGGCCAGTACGTCGGCGAGTACCTCACCCGCGACCTCGACCGGCACGCCCTCATCT includes the following:
- a CDS encoding substrate-binding domain-containing protein, which codes for MSAKKRIRIALGLAAAGALTIGLAACSTGDTGGDGGDAGGSDELTTVGFVAVGPEGAWREANEQNIQDTFTEDAGYDLKYAPATNLDQKSQIDAFTSFVDEGVDVILLSATEASGWEDSLKRAQEAEIPVILLDRGIEPDDDSLYVTRIAPDNVEVAKEVGTWAAATFPDGGNYVVLEGPAGVGVVNERNKGFDEGLGGTSLKKLDAQTANWSAEEGKSVFETMLKSANNDIQLVFAQNDEMGLGAAQAAEEAGLVVGEDVKIATIDGTKNAMQALADGQLSYVHEYNPLFGETAMEVVEKALNGEDVEPYIVVPSEAFDSADAAKAVLADRKY
- a CDS encoding glycoside hydrolase family 5 protein, with product MTSPSPAEPGSVLRVDGTRIVDGAEPVLLRGFGLGGWMNMENFITGYAGTETQHRRALRRVMGDEAYESYFARFLSVFFTDADAAHVRSLGLNSVRIPFNYRHFEDDAEPFVLKEEGFALLDQAVDTCARHGIFAILDLHAVPGAQNQHWHSDNPTQWAHFWTQRQFQDRVVHLWEQIAARYRGNPWVAGYNPINEPADAEGSTVGPFYRRLEAAIRAVDPEHILFLDGNRYSTQFDQLGDPLPNCVYTAHDYALPGFVDGGPYPGVSRGQYIDRDRVEETFLARTAYMRETGTPIWVGEFGPVYTGDPARDEQRYQLLEDQLEIFARHDASWALWTYKDIGLQGLVSADPASDYMQRIAPVLEKKARLGVDSWGSTDARVRDILDPIERLFETEFPDFAPFPWGARRWIHGHVRHVMLAEAMVYDYARAFDGVRPAEATALADAFAFENCVRRDRLERILSTAR
- a CDS encoding LacI family DNA-binding transcriptional regulator: MGTIAAPGLFSVTSPEQPTEVRMVNVGSDKPSIRQVATIAGVSHMTVSRVLNDHPNIKPDTRRRVLEAIEELDYRPNLVARALATQRTRRIGVIVESAVAFGPTSILRAVELSSRAAGYSVTPVALHEGDALTPQEAVDNLVTQGVDALCVIAPRSSSVAALRRISIAVPMLVVKADADPTFLTVSIDQHAGTTLVVDHLVALGHRDILHMSGPLDWLDARARERAFHSRAKSWGIRERPIVVGDWSADFAYDFAMGLNRLPDYTAIFAANDDMAIGLIHGLHDKGFEVPRDLSVVGFDDVPLARHFLPPLTTVRQDFSALGVAVVEMLRAAIEGREIPTLTRIPTELVPRASSAAPRETR
- a CDS encoding sugar ABC transporter ATP-binding protein, with the translated sequence MIAAPTLEPVVRLEGITVEFPGVRALDEVDFRLFPGEVHAVMGENAAGKSTLVGVLTGTLAPVSGSVFVDGEARRFGGVADSRAAGIATVFQETQLSPNLSVAENVMLGRERHGRFGIDWKRTRADAAHALARLGLDDLDPKTPLSLLTPAQKQLVALARAVVDDPRVLVLDEPTSSLDQAEVATLMRVIRGLRERGVAILFVSHFLEQAFAISDRMTVLRGGKRIGEYATRDLERADLISKMLGKDIEGLRALGSERKAHHYAPDGEPAMRATDVGRRGELERTDFEVQPGEIVGLAGLRGSGRSELASLLSGSVRSDSGELWVDGERVELRSPSAALRHRIALSAESRRTQGIIGDLTARENMILSLQAMRGWTRPLSTAEETALVDTYVEALHLSRDDLDRPVKLLSGGTQQKVLLARALAVRPHVLILDEPTRGIDIAAKLEVQRRISQLAGEGVAVVFISSELEEVVRLSDRIIVLKDREKIGELSNGPGVTVDTVVEMIAADSRPDAEL
- a CDS encoding FAD-binding protein; this translates as MEHNWAGNLTYRASTIAHPASLDELRAALASPGRVRMLGSRHCFNDIADTDGVLIALDRMPRVFEISPERDAVRVSGALRYGDIAPLLHAEGLALANLASLPHISVAGAVTTGTHGSGDAIGSLASAVRGLTIVTPAGETRTLRRGDDDFAGAVVSLGALGAVVDVTLDVEPTYEVAQHVFEHPDWDGVLAAFNEVTSIGTSVSLFSTWERTDFVDQVWVKQRQPEAREAARESLFERLGAEPAASKRHPILGVDPVACTEQGGVSGPWFERLPHFRLEFTPSAGAELQTEYLVPRADAVEAIQAVRTLAGQIAPLLLVNEIRTVRSDDLWLSPEYGTDAVGIHFTWKPEEEAVRALLPTIEAALPASARPHWGKVFTLDGAEVRSRYPRFDAFAALAARFDPDRRLSNPYLERLGL